Proteins from a single region of Kwoniella dendrophila CBS 6074 chromosome 4, complete sequence:
- a CDS encoding acetate kinase encodes MTYLLAINCGSSSIKGKLFGIPKSKSDSLDFQSSLEVVNIGSKDEKVKIKITWEEGKGENLSEEGKNGDEVDYESLIPFLLEHITSSAKSLKKEDIKYVTHRIVHGGTHTKGIVVTKEHEEALEEMDKLSEFAPLHNHHAVVAVRSCLDALPDHTSLMVFDTLFHANIPEEVYTYALPPPDKELVMPLRKYGFHGLSYASILQSMAYQLGKKEEEVNIVVAHLGSGASACCIKGGQSIDTSMGLTPLEGLIGGTRSGTIDPTAIFHLTANPAEGVDFKDYTVSKAEILLNKKSGLAALAGTTNFGTIISRLSSSADCSKEDHEKAVLAYKVYLDRLLNYVSQYLFKLLSDTPIEKIDGLVFSGGIGEKGSKLREDVLSKLKWLGAEIDTDKNDGKHTGKVTEITTQSSKLKGWIVETDEEGWSAKLARDEFGF; translated from the exons ATGACATATCTTCTAGCTATAAATtgtggatcatcatcaattaaaggTAAACTGTTCggtatacctaaatcaaaatcagattcattggattttcaatcatctttagaagTTGTCAATATaggatcaaaagatgaaaaagtaaagatcaagattacgtgggaagaaggaaaaggtgaaaatctAAGTGAggaaggtaaaaatggtgatgaagttgatt ATGAATCGTTGATACCGTTCTTACTTGAACATATAACATCCTCTGCCAAGAGCttgaaaaaggaagatatcaaatatGTCACCCATCGAAT TGTGCATGGTGGTACTCATACCAAAGGCATTGTGGTGACTAAAGAGCATGAAGAAGCATTGGAAGAAATGGATAAACTGTCAGAATTCGCTCCATTACAT AACCACCATGCTGTGGTAGCGGTACGGTCCTGCCTCGATGCCTTGCCTGACCATACTTCATTGATGGTGTTTGATACCCTTTTCCAT GCAAACATCCCAGAAGAAGTGTATACCTATGCTCTTCCTCCACCTGACAAAGAGCTCGTAATGCCATTGCGGAAG TATGGCTTCCATGGTCTCTCATATGCTTCAATTTTACAATCTATGGCTTATCAGCTagggaagaaagaagaagaggtcaaTATAGTTGTAGCTCATTTAGGTAGTGGAGCTTCAGCATGCTGTATCAAAGGAGGTCAATCTATAGATACAT CTATGGGTCTTACTCCTTTAGAAGGATTGATCGGCGGTACAAGATCAGGTACAATCGACCCTACCGCTATATTCCACTTGACCGCCAATCCCGCTGAAGGCGTCGACTTCAAAGACTATACGGTGTCAAAGGCAGAGATCTTGCTCAACAA GAAATCCGGTCTTGCAGCTCTTGCGGGAACAACCAATTTTGGAACTATCATATCTCGACTTTCATCGTCCGCAGACTGCTCCAAAGAAGACCACGAAAAAGCTGTCTTGGCATACAAAGTCTATCTTGATCGACTACTAAACTACGTCTCGCAATATCTATTCAAGCTTCTTTCGGATACACCCATAGAGAAAATCGATGGTTTAGTATTTTCAGGTGGAATAGGAGAGAAAGGGTCTAAATTGAGAGAAGATGTCTTGAGCAAATTGAAATGGCTCGGAGCTGAAATCGATACAGATAAGAATGATGGTAAACATACAGGAAAAGTCACTGAGATCACGACACAATCAAGTAAATTGAAAGGTTGGATTGTCgaaactgatgaagaaggttggaGTGCCAAGTTGGCCAGAGATGAGTTTGGTTTCTAG